The following are encoded together in the Cicer arietinum cultivar CDC Frontier isolate Library 1 chromosome 2, Cicar.CDCFrontier_v2.0, whole genome shotgun sequence genome:
- the LOC140919355 gene encoding zinc finger BED domain-containing protein DAYSLEEPER-like, translated as MGVAVVLDPKYKIELLEYYYVKLYGNDANDQVKSIRQLCYDLFYEYQLKMNNGSSSDSQMLDLDVYLEEKVLPRSPDFDILLWWKLNGVKYPTFQTIANDVLAIHVSTVASESTFSTGGHILSLHRSRLHWTTLEALMCARSWLWSAEKTGDSNSKVDNENAILFNEIESDDEGELLISGVTLLSNSRLENEDDHYKMLI; from the exons ATGGGAGTTGCTGTTGTTTTGGATCCTAAGTACAAAATAGAGTTGCttgaatattattatgttaAGTTGTATGGGAATGATGCTAATGACCAAGTTAAGTCGATTCGACAGTTgtgttatgatttgttttatgaatatcaattgaaaatgaataatgGTTCTAGTAGTGATTCTCAAATGTTGGAT TTGGATGTTTATTTAGAGGAGAAAGTTTTGCCAAGAAGTcctgattttgatattttgttgtggtgGAAGTTGAATGGTGTTAAATATCCAACATTTCAAACCATTGCAAATGATGTATTGGCAATTCATGTTTCTACTGTAGCTTCTGAATCTACATTCAGTACCGGCGGACATATCTTAAGCCTTCATCGAAGCCGACTTCATTGGACTACTTTAGAGGCCTTGATGTGTGCTAGAAGTTGGTTATGGAGTGCTGAAAAGACTg GTGATTCAAATTCTAAAGTGGATAATGAAAATGCTATTTTATTCAATGAAATAGAGTCTGACGATGAAG gtGAATTGTTGATCAGTGGTGTTACTTTACTTTCCAATTCCCGCCTTGAAAATGAAGATGATCATTATAAAATGCTTATTTAG
- the LOC140919354 gene encoding zinc finger BED domain-containing protein RICESLEEPER 2-like produces the protein MTDEIPEDRNNRLKSIVWDHFTKVKVDGKEKAKCNYCKKLLGGRARDGTSHLHGHMKICTPRLSTMRHNNGQTFLTAKVLQGKKELGTGIYDAENARKELAHAIILHEYPLSIVEHIDFRRYSASLQPLFQVPCRNTIKKKKEMFKVYEVEKTIILKLLETLPQRVAITSDMWTASNKKRGYIDVTAHYIDENWDLQSQILRFIYVPAPHTSERLCNALVECLMDWNIDTKLFTITLDNCSTNDAMIENIKNKLQLNTLLKDGALLHMRCCAHILNLIVKDGLEVVKDGMERIRDNVAYWTATPKRKEKFEETAK, from the exons ATGACAGATGAAATACCTGAAGATCGTAACAATAGACTTAAAAGTATTGTATGGGATCATTTTACAAAGGTCAAAGTTGATGGAAAAGAAAAAGCtaaatgtaattattgcaagAAATTGCTTGGTGGGAGAGCAAGAGACGGGACCTCACACTTGCACGGACATATGAAAATATGTACTCCACGTTTGTCTACCATGAGACATAATAACGGACAAACATTTCTTACTGCTAAGGTCTTGCAAGGTAAAAAGGAGTTGGGGACTGGAATTTATGATGCTGAAAATGCTAGGAAAGAGCTTGCACATGCAATTATTTTGCATGAATATCCACTTTCAATAGTGGAGCATATTGATTTTAGGAGATACTCAGCCTCTCTCCAACCATTATTTCAAGTTCCTTGTagaaatactataaaaaaaaaaaaagagatgttCAAAGTGTATGAAGTTGAGAAAACCATAATTTTGAAGTTGTTAGAAACTCTCCCACAGAGAGTGGCCATTACTTCTGACATGTGGACTGCGAGCAATAAAAAAAGAGGGTATATAGATGTCACTGCTCATTACATTGATGAAAATTGGGATCTACAAAGTCAAATTTTGAG GTTTATTTATGTTCCTGCCCCTCATACAAGTGAAAGACTTTGTAATGCATTGGTTGAATGTTTGATGGATTGGAATATTGATACAAAATTGTTCACTATCACTTTAGATAATTGTAGCACTAATGATGCaatgattgaaaatattaaGAATAAGTTGCAATTGAATACATTATTAAAGGATGGGGCCTTACTTCACATGCGTTGTTGCGCGCACATACTTAATTTGATAGTAAAAGATGGGTTAGAAGTTGTGAAAGATGGAATGGAGAGAATTCGAGATAATGTTGCATATTGGACTGCAACAcctaaaaggaaggaaaagttTGAGGAGACTGCCAAATAA